Proteins from a single region of Spirulina major PCC 6313:
- a CDS encoding type III-B CRISPR module-associated Cmr3 family protein: MTQTLHWYTITPFDVLLFRDAKPFSPGERAWAQGVFPPHGYTILGAILAALDPVAASASMQITGPFLCRDAETLYFPSPLGFTEGSPLVPLPWQERGHPLRYSIYNPQQPSPLVFSGDRPSDDNGDRAKTNRQYRRYLPYSTLLHYLNTHPLTPDDFKCLPGEPEQPWDVEIRPHNKIQAGSRQVETADGYFIEKAVRLRSGWSLAIALNQQLPTPLTLRLGGEGHRALLQRCPALDDPWQAIQTQSAENFTTLAREQGRAIAYLATPGVFEYPQKQPNGKIRATCRAWPWEWKLTHESGPLVSVATGQPTPISGRIRDHHKNPGNSIPAPQVFAAPAGTQYYLNHPAPLHQNTPSPNLAHRRRKLGYTELLWLPHRS, encoded by the coding sequence ATGACCCAAACACTCCACTGGTATACGATCACCCCCTTTGATGTCCTGCTGTTTCGGGATGCGAAACCCTTCAGCCCCGGCGAACGGGCTTGGGCCCAAGGGGTCTTTCCGCCCCACGGCTACACGATTTTAGGCGCAATTTTGGCCGCCCTTGATCCTGTAGCCGCTTCTGCATCCATGCAAATCACCGGGCCGTTTCTCTGTCGCGATGCCGAAACTCTTTATTTCCCCAGCCCCCTCGGTTTTACCGAGGGATCGCCCCTCGTTCCGTTGCCCTGGCAGGAGCGTGGGCATCCCCTCCGCTATTCGATCTACAATCCTCAGCAGCCTAGCCCGTTGGTGTTTTCCGGCGATCGCCCCTCCGATGACAATGGCGATCGCGCCAAAACCAACCGCCAATATCGCCGCTATCTCCCCTATTCCACCCTCCTGCACTACCTCAACACCCACCCCCTCACCCCGGACGATTTCAAGTGTCTTCCCGGTGAACCCGAACAACCGTGGGACGTGGAAATCCGCCCCCACAACAAAATCCAAGCCGGGAGCCGCCAAGTGGAAACCGCCGATGGCTACTTCATTGAAAAAGCCGTGCGATTACGATCGGGCTGGAGTTTAGCGATCGCCCTCAACCAGCAACTCCCCACCCCCCTAACCCTGCGTCTCGGCGGCGAAGGCCATCGCGCCCTCTTGCAACGCTGTCCCGCCCTGGATGATCCGTGGCAGGCAATCCAAACCCAATCGGCGGAAAATTTCACCACCTTGGCACGGGAGCAGGGAAGAGCGATCGCCTATCTCGCCACCCCCGGCGTTTTTGAATATCCCCAAAAACAGCCCAACGGCAAAATCCGCGCCACCTGTCGCGCTTGGCCCTGGGAGTGGAAACTCACCCATGAGTCCGGGCCCCTCGTCAGCGTCGCCACGGGTCAACCCACCCCGATTAGTGGCCGAATCCGCGATCATCACAAAAACCCCGGCAACAGCATCCCCGCCCCCCAAGTCTTCGCCGCCCCCGCTGGCACGCAATACTACCTCAACCATCCCGCCCCCCTCCACCAAAACACCCCCAGCCCCAACCTCGCCCACCGACGGCGCAAACTCGGCTACACCGAACTGCTTTGGCTCCCCCACCGCTCTTAA